One Megamonas hypermegale genomic window carries:
- the sufU gene encoding Fe-S cluster assembly sulfur transfer protein SufU has protein sequence MINLYNEILTQHNMHPSNKYELKDADFHQHGINPTCGDEITLSLKLDGDIIENASFEGIGCAVSQASTDIMIDLMIGSTIDEAKELCRLFIGMIQGTITDENELAPLDEALTFKNISKMPARVKCATLSWHTMETLLNTATSQVK, from the coding sequence ATGATTAATTTATACAATGAAATTTTGACACAGCACAATATGCATCCTTCTAATAAGTACGAGTTGAAAGATGCTGATTTTCACCAGCACGGAATAAATCCAACTTGCGGTGATGAAATCACACTTTCGCTGAAATTAGACGGCGATATCATTGAAAATGCTTCCTTTGAAGGAATTGGTTGTGCCGTTTCTCAGGCTTCCACTGATATCATGATTGATTTAATGATAGGCAGTACGATAGATGAAGCAAAAGAACTTTGTCGATTATTTATCGGCATGATTCAAGGTACGATTACAGATGAAAATGAACTCGCTCCACTAGATGAAGCATTGACTTTTAAAAATATCTCTAAGATGCCAGCTCGTGTCAAATGTGCTACTTTAAGCTGGCATACAATGGAAACACTATTGAATACAGCTACTTCTCAAGTTAAATAA
- a CDS encoding cysteine desulfurase, with product MFRQDFPILNDINNPVVYLDNGATTQKPQAVINAVRDYYIAENANPLRGLYSLSVKATEAYEKARQSVAKFINAKESCEIIFTRNTTESLNLIAYSYGMNKIQENDEIVISILEHHSNILPWQMVAKAKKATLKYMYTDVEGNISDEEILSKITEKTKIVSITQVSNVLGVKTPLEKIIKRAHAVGAIVVVDGAQGAPHLATDVQKLDCDFYAFSGHKMLAPMGIGVLYGKKSLLEEMPPFLRGGEMIDMVTEQDATFAPLPEKFEAGTPNVSGAIGLKAAIDYLNNVGFDKIEAQEKELIDLAYTELAKIPYVTIYGPKNPALRYGVLSFNIEGVHPHDVSSLVDYHGNIALRAGHHCAQPLLKFLKTPSTNRISFYFYNTKEDVYKFIEQIKQVRKWMGYND from the coding sequence ATGTTTCGTCAAGATTTTCCGATATTGAACGATATAAATAATCCCGTTGTTTACCTTGATAATGGCGCGACTACACAAAAACCGCAAGCTGTTATAAATGCAGTGCGCGATTATTATATTGCTGAAAATGCCAATCCTTTACGCGGTTTATATTCTTTGAGCGTTAAAGCTACTGAAGCCTACGAGAAAGCTCGCCAAAGTGTAGCAAAATTCATCAATGCTAAAGAAAGTTGTGAAATCATTTTCACACGCAATACTACGGAGTCTTTAAATCTCATAGCATATTCATATGGTATGAATAAAATTCAAGAAAATGATGAAATTGTGATTTCCATTTTAGAACATCACAGCAATATTTTGCCATGGCAAATGGTGGCTAAAGCTAAAAAAGCTACATTAAAATACATGTACACAGATGTAGAAGGCAATATTTCTGATGAAGAAATTCTTTCTAAGATTACTGAAAAGACAAAAATAGTTTCTATAACGCAAGTTTCCAATGTATTAGGCGTAAAAACTCCACTGGAAAAAATAATAAAACGCGCTCATGCTGTCGGCGCTATTGTAGTTGTCGATGGAGCACAAGGCGCACCGCATTTAGCTACTGATGTACAAAAACTTGATTGTGATTTTTACGCTTTTTCTGGTCATAAAATGCTCGCTCCTATGGGTATCGGTGTTTTATACGGCAAAAAAAGCTTACTTGAAGAAATGCCACCATTTTTGCGCGGTGGAGAAATGATTGATATGGTAACTGAACAAGATGCTACATTTGCACCATTGCCAGAAAAATTTGAAGCAGGCACGCCGAACGTATCAGGTGCTATCGGTTTAAAAGCGGCTATCGATTATTTAAACAATGTAGGTTTTGATAAAATTGAAGCACAAGAAAAAGAATTGATTGATTTAGCTTATACAGAACTTGCCAAAATACCATATGTTACTATTTACGGCCCTAAAAACCCAGCTTTGCGCTATGGTGTTTTGAGCTTTAATATTGAAGGCGTTCACCCACATGATGTTTCCTCACTCGTCGATTATCACGGCAATATAGCCCTTCGAGCTGGTCATCATTGCGCGCAACCGCTCTTAAAATTCTTGAAAACTCCTTCAACTAATCGCATCAGTTTTTATTTTTATAATACAAAAGAAGATGTGTATAAATTTATCGAACAGATTAAACAAGTAAGGAAATGGATGGGTTATAATGATTAA
- a CDS encoding SufB/SufD family protein, which yields MENTITIQNVNKLPVPTWRWLKLNDSTISCENIGNFVDIKPQILNLSDEIQLDNHLPLNFPQINTGMGANANDFVKAHALAQKTIIIQENAKITEPISFIYTLNDGDTFIHDDYIHAKKNSEATLIFVYNAPYKSQGFHASSLKIFAEENTKINVIQLQTLGKDFTNFDDVGICSDDTAKISIKQIALGSEKNWLGVNADLIQNNTKVKLNLDYILKQNQNVDINYVANIYGKKNDIEITANGILMHNAKKIMRGTLDFKQGCKGSVGNESENVLLLDEDIQNKSIPLILCSEDDIEGNHSASIGEMDEAQLFYLHTRGLNEEQIRQMQINSKIQLLCNDLPDKLHQYILNYQKEAF from the coding sequence ATGGAAAATACGATAACTATACAAAATGTAAATAAATTACCTGTTCCTACTTGGCGTTGGCTCAAATTAAATGACAGCACTATTTCTTGTGAGAATATAGGTAATTTTGTAGATATAAAACCGCAGATATTAAATTTATCTGATGAAATACAGCTTGATAATCATTTGCCACTTAATTTTCCGCAAATAAACACGGGTATGGGCGCAAATGCGAATGATTTTGTGAAAGCCCATGCTTTAGCGCAGAAGACTATTATAATACAAGAAAATGCTAAAATTACTGAACCTATCAGTTTTATTTATACATTAAATGACGGTGATACTTTCATCCATGATGATTATATTCATGCGAAGAAAAATTCTGAGGCAACACTTATTTTCGTCTATAATGCACCGTATAAATCGCAAGGTTTTCACGCTAGCAGTTTAAAGATTTTTGCAGAAGAAAATACTAAAATCAATGTAATTCAGTTGCAAACACTCGGCAAAGATTTTACAAATTTTGATGATGTAGGTATTTGCAGTGATGATACAGCGAAAATTTCTATAAAACAAATTGCTTTAGGCAGTGAAAAAAATTGGTTGGGTGTAAATGCCGATTTAATCCAGAATAATACTAAAGTAAAATTAAACCTTGATTATATCTTAAAGCAAAATCAAAACGTTGATATAAATTACGTTGCTAATATTTATGGAAAGAAAAATGATATTGAAATAACAGCTAATGGCATTTTAATGCACAATGCGAAAAAAATAATGCGAGGCACACTTGATTTTAAACAAGGTTGCAAGGGTTCAGTCGGCAATGAAAGTGAAAATGTATTATTGCTAGATGAAGATATTCAAAATAAATCCATTCCGTTAATTCTCTGCAGTGAAGACGATATCGAGGGCAATCACTCTGCTTCTATCGGCGAAATGGATGAAGCACAATTATTTTATTTGCATACGCGCGGTCTTAATGAAGAGCAAATTCGTCAAATGCAAATCAATTCTAAAATTCAATTACTTTGTAATGATTTACCAGATAAATTACATCAATATATTTTAAATTACCAAAAGGAGGCATTTTAA
- the sufB gene encoding Fe-S cluster assembly protein SufB, whose translation MNKQNQYINEAAMQVENRYDFRNEEKDSYRINKGLTPEIIEEISAKKDEPQWMRDFRLRCLETYHDLDVPPWGPSIDGLNIDNIVTYVKPNTSMQGKWNDVPEDIKDTFEKLGIPQAEQKSLAGVGAQYDSEVVYHNLKEEVAKLGVVYTDIETALKEPYEPMIKEHFMKLVTPRDHKFAALHGAVWSGGSFVYVPPGVKVDIPLQSYFRLNAAGAGQFEHTLIIVDKGADLHFIEGCSAPKYNVANLHAGCVELFVADDAKLRYSTIENWSKNMYNLNTKRAKVGKNGTMEWISGSFGSHISYLYPMTILAGENAKAEFTGITFAGKGQNLDTGAKMVHNAKNTSSLINTKSISKDGGASTFRSSVVVSKNATGSKALVSCQSLMLDNISRSDTIPAMDIRTNKASVGHEAKIGRISDQAIFYLMSRGMSEAAARAMIVNGFANPVSKELPVEYAVEMNHLIQLEMEGAIG comes from the coding sequence ATGAATAAACAAAATCAATATATTAATGAAGCTGCTATGCAAGTAGAAAATCGCTACGATTTCAGAAATGAAGAAAAAGATTCTTATCGCATAAATAAAGGTTTAACGCCTGAAATCATCGAAGAGATTTCTGCCAAAAAAGATGAACCGCAATGGATGAGAGATTTCCGCCTGCGTTGTCTTGAAACTTATCATGATTTAGATGTTCCACCGTGGGGACCATCTATTGATGGGCTAAATATCGACAATATTGTAACGTATGTAAAACCGAATACTTCCATGCAAGGCAAATGGAATGATGTTCCGGAAGATATAAAAGATACATTTGAAAAATTGGGCATTCCGCAAGCGGAACAAAAATCTCTTGCAGGTGTTGGCGCACAATACGATTCAGAAGTTGTTTATCACAATTTAAAAGAAGAAGTGGCAAAACTCGGCGTAGTTTACACTGATATCGAAACGGCATTAAAAGAGCCATATGAACCGATGATTAAAGAGCATTTTATGAAGCTCGTCACACCGCGTGACCATAAATTTGCAGCTTTGCACGGTGCTGTTTGGTCTGGTGGTTCATTTGTGTATGTACCGCCTGGCGTAAAAGTAGATATTCCGCTTCAGTCATATTTTCGTTTAAATGCGGCAGGTGCTGGACAATTTGAACATACTTTAATCATTGTTGATAAAGGTGCAGATTTGCACTTTATCGAAGGTTGTTCTGCTCCTAAATACAATGTAGCAAATCTGCATGCAGGCTGTGTAGAACTTTTTGTAGCAGATGATGCAAAACTTAGATATTCTACGATTGAAAATTGGTCAAAAAATATGTATAACCTCAATACAAAACGCGCTAAAGTCGGCAAAAACGGCACAATGGAATGGATTTCCGGCTCGTTTGGTTCTCATATTTCTTATCTGTATCCAATGACAATTTTAGCTGGCGAAAATGCTAAAGCTGAATTTACAGGCATAACATTTGCCGGTAAAGGTCAAAATCTTGATACTGGTGCAAAAATGGTGCACAACGCTAAAAATACATCTTCATTGATTAACACGAAATCAATTTCTAAAGATGGCGGAGCAAGCACTTTCCGCAGTTCTGTAGTCGTTTCTAAAAATGCTACAGGCAGTAAAGCACTCGTTTCTTGTCAATCGTTGATGCTGGATAATATTTCCCGCTCTGATACGATACCAGCCATGGACATTCGCACAAACAAAGCCAGCGTTGGTCATGAAGCTAAAATCGGGCGCATCAGTGACCAAGCGATATTTTATCTGATGAGCAGAGGTATGAGTGAAGCTGCGGCACGCGCTATGATTGTCAATGGTTTTGCTAATCCTGTATCCAAAGAATTACCAGTGGAATATGCTGTAGAAATGAATCATTTAATTCAATTAGAAATGGAAGGAGCTATTGGCTGA
- the sufC gene encoding Fe-S cluster assembly ATPase SufC, which yields MNNTLLTINNLTTSADDKTILRDLNLKINSGETHVLMGPNGAGKSTLGNVILGNPQYTVNKGSIVWEDEDITALRTDERAKKGMFMSFQSPIEIPGISISQFIRTAMEANSTQKIRFKDFRAKMNEAIKTLNINPNWINRELNVGFSGGERKKIEMLQLLMLQPKFAILDETDSGLDVDAVKTVSQGIEAFQKEDNHSLLIITHNSKILQYLDIDYVHIIVNGTIIKTGDASLIKLINEQGYEPFINSRQGD from the coding sequence ATGAACAACACACTTTTAACGATAAATAATTTAACAACTAGCGCAGATGATAAAACAATCTTGCGCGATTTAAATTTAAAAATAAATTCCGGTGAAACTCATGTATTGATGGGACCAAATGGAGCAGGAAAATCCACTCTTGGCAATGTGATTTTGGGCAATCCTCAATACACAGTGAATAAGGGTTCAATTGTTTGGGAAGATGAAGATATTACAGCGCTTCGCACTGATGAACGCGCTAAAAAAGGAATGTTCATGTCATTCCAAAGCCCAATTGAAATACCGGGTATATCTATTTCCCAATTCATTCGCACTGCAATGGAAGCAAATTCCACACAGAAAATACGCTTTAAAGATTTTCGTGCTAAGATGAATGAAGCGATTAAGACTTTAAATATCAACCCTAATTGGATTAATCGTGAGTTAAATGTAGGTTTTTCTGGCGGTGAACGCAAAAAAATTGAAATGCTTCAATTATTAATGCTACAGCCTAAATTCGCTATCTTAGATGAAACTGACTCTGGACTTGATGTTGATGCTGTAAAAACCGTTTCTCAAGGTATCGAAGCATTTCAAAAAGAAGATAATCATTCATTGCTCATAATCACGCATAATAGCAAAATTTTACAGTATTTAGATATAGATTATGTCCATATCATTGTAAATGGAACTATTATAAAAACGGGTGATGCTTCGTTGATTAAATTGATTAATGAACAGGGCTATGAACCATTTATAAATAGCAGACAAGGAGATTGA
- a CDS encoding histidinol-phosphatase HisJ family protein yields MLADYHVHSEFSDDSVCPMETVIKYAIAQKLDEICFTEHIDYGVKTDLNCDCEKSLMNFKKYRQIYKDKINLKWGMEFGIQTKTIDQYKELFKKYPFDFIICSCHQVDNLEFWNYEFQKNKTQAQYNLRYYAEILNVIRQYKDYSVIGHLDMIKRYDECGDYPFEKTAPIIEEILKQVIADKKGIEVNTSCYRYGIKDLTPSINILKMYKQLGGEIITIGSDGHKEGQYGFKIAETQKILKDLGFKYFYTYDKMQPMAHKL; encoded by the coding sequence ATGCTCGCAGATTATCATGTACACAGTGAATTTAGTGATGACTCAGTTTGTCCAATGGAAACTGTTATAAAATATGCTATAGCTCAAAAACTAGATGAAATTTGTTTTACGGAACATATTGATTATGGTGTAAAAACAGATTTAAATTGTGATTGTGAAAAGTCGTTAATGAATTTTAAGAAATATAGACAGATATATAAAGATAAGATTAATTTAAAATGGGGCATGGAATTTGGTATTCAAACAAAAACTATAGACCAGTATAAAGAACTTTTTAAAAAATATCCGTTTGATTTTATAATATGTTCATGTCATCAAGTTGATAATTTGGAATTTTGGAACTATGAATTTCAAAAAAATAAAACGCAAGCACAATATAATCTTAGATATTATGCAGAAATTTTAAATGTAATAAGACAGTATAAAGATTATAGTGTAATAGGTCATTTAGACATGATAAAACGATATGATGAATGTGGAGATTATCCATTTGAAAAAACGGCTCCAATTATTGAAGAGATATTAAAACAAGTTATTGCTGATAAAAAAGGTATTGAAGTGAATACATCTTGTTATCGTTATGGAATAAAGGATTTGACACCGTCTATAAATATTTTAAAAATGTATAAACAATTAGGTGGTGAAATAATAACTATTGGTTCTGACGGACATAAAGAAGGTCAATATGGCTTTAAGATTGCAGAAACGCAGAAGATATTAAAAGATTTAGGTTTTAAATATTTTTATACTTATGATAAGATGCAACCAATGGCACATAAATTATAA
- a CDS encoding lysine exporter LysO family protein, translated as MVYIALIALIIGIICGQFLFSAQYHDYLGLIADYLLYILMFSVGISVGMNETIIQKIKNYNLSILLIPIGVTVGSVFGGFVCGFLFDMRLVDSLSIGAAMGWYSLSGVMLEALSSAQVGTIAFLSNLLREIIAFLMIPLLVKYLNTYCAIAAAGATSEDTTLPMLIKYSGEEFIIISVINGVLCSVAVPILINLFFSIL; from the coding sequence GTGGTATATATAGCTTTAATAGCACTTATCATAGGAATAATTTGTGGTCAATTTCTTTTTTCAGCTCAATATCATGATTATTTAGGTTTAATAGCAGATTATCTACTGTATATATTGATGTTTTCTGTCGGCATAAGCGTTGGCATGAATGAAACCATCATTCAAAAGATAAAAAATTATAATTTGAGCATTTTATTAATACCTATCGGTGTTACAGTAGGTTCTGTATTTGGCGGTTTTGTCTGTGGCTTTTTATTCGACATGCGCCTTGTCGATAGTTTGTCAATTGGTGCCGCCATGGGTTGGTACAGTCTATCTGGTGTAATGCTTGAAGCACTTTCAAGTGCACAGGTTGGGACTATTGCTTTTCTGAGCAATTTACTGCGTGAAATCATCGCCTTTTTAATGATTCCACTTCTCGTAAAATACCTCAATACGTATTGTGCTATTGCTGCTGCTGGTGCTACTAGCGAAGATACAACACTTCCCATGCTCATAAAATACAGCGGAGAAGAATTTATTATCATATCCGTAATAAATGGCGTACTTTGCTCCGTCGCTGTACCGATTTTAATAAACTTGTTTTTCTCAATACTATAA
- a CDS encoding DUF4127 family protein, which translates to MKQFARKWLLPILAVTLMIIYYITNIQLPPATSIELTQNYHSKIILIPLDTRPPCQKMVVDAGKMAGIEVITPPSEIMDYYTKKGDSKAIQKWLLENISQVDGAIISIDQLLHGGLLASREAQTTDAERVELIKFLHELRQKAADKPIYAFNILPRITPTPTLESDSKKIIKISRLLDEISIFQNVDDIKLVEDLKEDIKEEDLNTYLDLFKKNTAMNKDLIQLTQDNTLTKFIIGQDDGEDFGVPNMEKRSLQNYLHAVNIPSEKVMITKGADEVALSLLANFVQQKTNYQPKIYVAYNDEKAAGTIMPFMAGSVGSTVKEKLNLSNAIEVNSPDKAGLILYVFIGNDDNLSTQYKSAVEIKKYLAQGKKIALVDLSKHFSASETVFPELLKENVPINNLVAYAGWNTASNSIGTALANAIIYKASRPEFNTTNDILALEYNRLTLLYNRILEDYYYLKEIIDVLNITLRTNGYENVNDLDMEHNYIWMNDLLQQDMNKRTWALWHSKSAQQPIAVQTPDGIYKLTIRYLQAETFFPWPRTFEIYLQSHLNLYRLP; encoded by the coding sequence TCAATTACCCCCAGCTACTTCCATTGAACTAACTCAAAATTATCACAGTAAAATAATTTTAATCCCATTAGATACAAGACCGCCTTGTCAAAAAATGGTCGTCGATGCAGGAAAAATGGCAGGGATTGAAGTCATAACGCCACCGTCAGAAATCATGGATTATTACACTAAAAAAGGCGATAGTAAAGCTATTCAAAAATGGTTACTAGAAAATATATCTCAAGTAGATGGTGCTATTATTTCTATTGACCAACTGCTCCATGGTGGTTTACTTGCTTCGCGCGAAGCACAGACTACTGATGCAGAGCGCGTAGAGCTGATAAAATTTTTACATGAATTGCGCCAAAAAGCAGCTGATAAACCAATTTACGCATTTAATATTTTACCACGCATCACACCAACACCGACATTAGAGAGTGATAGCAAAAAAATCATCAAGATTTCTCGTCTTTTAGATGAAATAAGCATTTTTCAAAATGTAGATGATATAAAACTCGTCGAAGATTTAAAAGAGGATATAAAAGAAGAAGATTTAAATACGTATCTTGATTTATTCAAGAAAAATACCGCTATGAATAAGGACTTAATCCAATTGACACAGGATAATACTTTGACAAAATTCATAATCGGTCAAGATGATGGCGAAGATTTTGGCGTGCCTAATATGGAAAAACGCAGTTTACAAAATTATTTACACGCTGTAAATATCCCGTCAGAAAAAGTCATGATTACAAAAGGCGCTGATGAAGTTGCTCTATCTCTTTTAGCTAATTTTGTACAGCAAAAGACAAATTATCAACCCAAAATATACGTCGCTTATAACGATGAAAAAGCCGCAGGCACTATCATGCCATTTATGGCTGGTTCTGTAGGTTCAACCGTTAAAGAAAAATTAAATTTATCCAATGCTATAGAAGTGAATTCACCTGATAAAGCGGGCTTAATTTTATATGTATTTATTGGAAATGATGATAATTTATCGACTCAATATAAATCAGCTGTAGAGATAAAAAAATACCTTGCTCAAGGGAAAAAAATAGCTCTTGTTGATTTAAGCAAACATTTTTCAGCAAGTGAAACAGTGTTTCCTGAACTATTAAAGGAAAATGTACCTATAAATAATTTAGTAGCTTATGCTGGTTGGAATACGGCGAGCAATTCCATTGGCACAGCACTTGCCAATGCCATTATCTATAAGGCAAGCAGACCAGAGTTTAATACTACAAATGATATTTTAGCTTTAGAATACAATCGCTTGACGTTACTATACAATCGCATATTAGAGGATTATTATTATTTAAAGGAAATAATTGACGTTTTAAATATTACCTTGCGCACTAATGGCTATGAAAATGTAAATGATTTGGATATGGAACACAATTATATTTGGATGAATGACTTACTACAACAAGATATGAATAAACGAACTTGGGCATTATGGCATAGCAAATCAGCACAGCAACCTATCGCAGTACAAACACCAGATGGAATTTATAAATTGACCATCAGATATTTACAAGCTGAAACATTTTTTCCATGGCCACGCACATTTGAAATCTATTTACAATCACATTTAAATCTATATAGATTGCCATAA